The nucleotide window TGCTCTTTACGATTGAGAAAATAAACATTGGCAAAAATTCCTAAAGTTAGTAACAATGGAACTAAAGAGCCTTGTGTATCTTCAACAACAATAGTAACCCCCGTCAAGGCCAAAAATACCCCCGCCGCCACTAAAATATCCGTTGACGAAGGAGTATCAATAAACCGTTGTAACCAGGATGGGGACGTATTAATCGGTAAAGAATTTAAACTGAGAGGGGGTTCTGATGGCTTTTCACGCTCAGGAAAACGAATTCGCTCAGGAACTTTAATTTTTCCTTCTTGGCGTAATCTAAGCCGCTCCATAATAATGGAATCATAGGCCATCTCGATACTTTCAAGAACTTTACTATCACCACTATGTTGTTGTAATAAGC belongs to Gloeothece citriformis PCC 7424 and includes:
- a CDS encoding CPP1-like family protein, with product MSEQNPYQQLGVTEDASFEEIQEAKQRLLQQHSGDSKVLESIEMAYDSIIMERLRLRQEGKIKVPERIRFPEREKPSEPPLSLNSLPINTSPSWLQRFIDTPSSTDILVAAGVFLALTGVTIVVEDTQGSLVPLLLTLGIFANVYFLNRKEQQFWRSVLITLVALVIGIAIGAGVAGLGLNLINLDSQQLYAIMTFCLFWLSSSFLR